One Nocardia iowensis DNA window includes the following coding sequences:
- a CDS encoding MFS transporter, translating into MIDPPMGNARAPLRAWFGLAVLMLPVLLAAMELSVLYFGMPNIESALHPSAAAEIWIIDIYGFCLAALLVTMGNLGDRIGRRGILLAGATVFGLASVLAASAPNSGILITARAFLGIGSAMLLPASLALISNLFSDSRSRSIAVGIWTAFFAGGAAAGPVIGGTLLYEFWWGSVFLINVPVVLILLVAAPFLLPEYREPYPGPLDIVSVGLFAAAVLPLIFALKRTAAEGLDPTTAGAALLGLGMLGGFIRRQRRLPTPLLDLSLFRRRKFAIAIAAASVGALSWSGLSYLTCTYRQSVLGCDVLDAALLGIPMAATVFASAVAGVRIGSRLGSTCTILLALGAAALGNLVLLATSADAGLTWFVAGSTIAGSGYGILFSFVSEAAVSAVPIYEAGAAAGISETSLELSSGIGISLLGSLASALFRRGGDFAPTLSETLERADGDATIIHSARTAFVSGMHIATLVGVGAVVATAVAIWVLTKKAGR; encoded by the coding sequence ATGATCGATCCCCCCATGGGCAACGCCCGAGCTCCATTGCGGGCCTGGTTCGGCTTGGCTGTGCTGATGTTGCCGGTGCTTTTGGCGGCAATGGAGCTGTCGGTGCTGTACTTCGGAATGCCGAATATCGAAAGCGCCTTGCATCCTTCGGCAGCGGCGGAAATTTGGATCATCGACATCTACGGATTCTGTCTCGCCGCGCTGTTGGTCACGATGGGTAACCTCGGCGATCGTATCGGCCGTCGCGGGATCCTACTGGCCGGTGCGACAGTCTTCGGCCTGGCATCGGTCCTGGCGGCGAGCGCCCCCAATTCCGGCATATTGATCACGGCCCGGGCGTTCCTGGGAATCGGCAGTGCGATGCTGCTCCCGGCGAGCCTTGCCCTGATCTCGAACCTGTTCTCGGACAGTCGTTCCCGCAGCATCGCGGTAGGGATCTGGACGGCGTTTTTCGCCGGTGGCGCCGCCGCGGGCCCGGTGATCGGTGGCACACTGCTCTACGAATTCTGGTGGGGTTCTGTTTTCCTGATCAATGTGCCGGTGGTGCTGATTCTGCTGGTGGCTGCCCCGTTCCTATTGCCCGAGTACCGCGAGCCTTACCCCGGCCCCCTCGACATAGTCAGCGTCGGACTATTCGCGGCGGCTGTGCTTCCGCTGATATTCGCGCTCAAACGTACCGCCGCCGAGGGCCTCGATCCCACCACGGCTGGGGCCGCCCTTCTGGGACTGGGCATGCTGGGAGGGTTCATCCGACGCCAACGGCGGCTGCCGACACCACTATTGGACCTGTCACTGTTCCGGCGGCGGAAGTTCGCCATCGCGATCGCCGCCGCCTCCGTCGGCGCACTATCCTGGTCCGGCCTGAGCTATCTCACCTGCACCTACCGGCAATCAGTCCTCGGCTGCGACGTACTCGACGCGGCGCTACTCGGAATCCCCATGGCGGCAACGGTATTCGCCTCCGCGGTGGCGGGCGTCCGCATCGGCTCACGACTGGGCTCGACGTGCACGATCCTGCTCGCGCTCGGCGCCGCCGCGCTTGGGAATTTGGTACTCCTCGCAACCAGCGCCGATGCCGGGCTCACCTGGTTTGTGGCCGGTTCGACGATCGCCGGTTCAGGCTACGGCATCCTGTTTTCTTTCGTCTCCGAGGCAGCGGTCTCGGCGGTACCGATATACGAAGCCGGTGCCGCGGCCGGCATCTCGGAGACCAGCCTCGAATTGAGCAGCGGCATCGGCATATCCCTGCTCGGCTCGCTGGCGTCCGCACTGTTCCGCCGCGGCGGTGATTTCGCACCGACCCTCTCGGAAACACTCGAGCGCGCCGACGGCGACGCAACAATCATCCACTCGGCCCGCACCGCCTTCGTCTCCGGCATGCACATCGCCACGCTCGTGGGTGTCGGCGCCGTGGTAGCGACAGCTGTCGCCATCTGGGTGCTAACCAAGAAAGCAGGCCGATGA